The Populus alba chromosome 4, ASM523922v2, whole genome shotgun sequence genome contains a region encoding:
- the LOC118038881 gene encoding probable galactinol--sucrose galactosyltransferase 5: MSPPGISRANTGDSGVVDGINPSLISLEGSNFTANGQIFLSDVPENITMTSSPYSPIAGSFVGFESKEPADRHVVPIGKLKSIRFMSIFRFKVWWTTHWVGSNGRDLEHETQMVMLDKSDSGRPYVLLLPLIEGPFRASLQPGNNDNIDICVESGSTKVSGAEFGSVLYVHVGDDPYNLVKEAIKVARKHLGTFRLLEEKTPPGIVDKFGWCTWDAFYLTVHPQGVWEGVKGLVEGGCPPGLVLIDDGWQSISHDEDPITKEGMNAAVAGEQMPCRLLKFQENYKFRDYVSPKSLAIGANDNKGMGAFIKDLKEEFKSVDYVYVWHALCGYWGGLRPNVPGLPETEIVKPKLSPGLEMTMEDLAVDKIVNNDIGLVPPEIVSQMYEGLHSHLENVGVDGVKVDVIHLLEMLSENYGGRVELAKAYYKALTASVRKHFNGNGVIASMEHCNDFMFLGTETISLGRVGDDFWCTDPSGDPNGTFWLQGCHMVHCAYNSLWMGNFIRPDWDMFQSTHPCAEFHAASRAISGGPIYVSDTVGNHNFPLLRRLVLPDGTILRCEYYALPTKDCLFEDPLHDGNTMLKIWNLNKFTGVIGAFNCQGGGWCRETRRNKCASQFSHLVTAKTNSNDIEWNSGKNPISIEGVQVFAMYFSQSKMLVLCKPYDNIEMALEPFNFELITVSPVTALAGKRVQFAPIGLVNMLNTGGAIQSLAYNDASSSVQIGVTGTGEMRVFASEKPIACKIDGREVPFEYEECMVVTQVPWSAPSGQSMAEYLF; encoded by the exons ATGTCGCCTCCAGGCATTAGCAGGGCTAACACTGGTGATTCAGGGGTGGTTGATGGCATTAACCCGTCTTTGATCTCTCTTGAGGGATCAAACTTCACTGCCAATGGCCAAATCTTTCTCTCTGATGTCCCTGAAAACATCACCATGACTTCCTCTCCCTATTCCCCCATTGCCGGATCCTTTGTTGGGTTCGAATCGAAAGAACCCGCAGACAGGCATGTCGTCCCTATTGGGAAACTGAAAAGCATAAGGTTTATGAGCATATTCAGGTTTAAGGTCTGGTGGACAACTCACTGGGTTGGCTCCAATGGCAGAGACCTTGAACATGAGACTCAGATGGTCATGCTTGATAAGTCTGACTCGGGACGACCCTACGTCCTCCTCCTTCCTCTTATTGAGGGGCCTTTCCGGGCCTCTCTCCAGCCCGGAAACAACGACAACATTGATATTTGTGTGGAAAGTGGTTCCACAAAAGTTTCTGGTGCCGAATTCGGAAGTGTTCTTTATGTGCATGTTGGTGATGATCCTTACAATTTGGTGAAGGAGGCCATAAAGGTGGCGAGGAAGCATTTGGGTACTTTTAGGCTTTTGGAGGAGAAAACTCCTCCAGGTATTGTCGACAAATTTGGTTGGTGTACCTGGGATGCCTTTTATCTTACTGTGCACCCTCAAGGTGTCTGGGAAGGTGTAAAGGGTCTGGTTGAAGGTGGTTGCCCACCTGGTCTTGTGTTGATTGATGATGGTTGGCAATCTATTAGTCATGATGAGGACCCGATCACAAAAGAAGGTATGAACGCTGCTGTTGCTGGTGAGCAGATGCCATGCAGACTATTGAAGTTCCAGGAGAATTACAAGTTCAGGGACTATGTGAGTCCCAAGAGTTTGGCTATTGGTGCCAACGATAATAAAGGCATGGGAGCCTTTATAAAGGACCTCAAGGAGGAATTTAAGTCTGTGGACTATGTTTATGTGTGGCATGCACTATGTGGGTACTGGGGTGGTCTGAGGCCTAATGTGCCTGGCTTGCCTGAAACTGAGATTGTGAAGCCAAAACTGTCGCCGGGATTGGAGATGACAATGGAGGACCTTGCCGTTGATAAGATCGTCAACAATGACATAGGGCTGGTGCCGCCGGAGATAGTTAGCCAGATGTACGAGGGGCTTCATTCACACTTGGAGAATGTTGGGGTTGATGGTGTTAAGGTGGACGTCATCCAT TTGCTGGAAATGTTGAGTGAAAACTATGGAGGCAGAGTTGAGCTAGCGAAGGCATATTACAAGGCCTTGACAGCCTCGGTGAGGAAGCATTTCAATGGAAATGGTGTGATCGCCAGCATGGAACACTGCAACGACTTCATGTTCCTTGGTACAGAGACCATCTCTCTTGGTCGTGTTG gtgatgatttctggtGCACAGATCCATCTGGTGATCCTAATGGCACATTTTGGCTCCAAGGATGTCACATGGTGCACTGTGCTTACAATAGCTTGTGGATGGGCAACTTCATTCGCCCTGACTGGGACATGTTCCAGTCTACTCATCCCTGTGCTGAGTTCCACGCTGCTTCCAGGGCAATTTCTGGTGGCCCAATTTATGTCAGTGACACCGTTGGGAACCACAACTTCCCCTTGCTCAGGAGGCTAGTGTTGCCGGATGGTACAATTCTCCGGTGTGAGTACTACGCCCTCCCAACCAAGGATTGCCTGTTTGAGGACCCTCTGCATGATGGCAATACCATGCTTAAAATCTGGAACCTCAACAAG TTCACTGGAGTCATCGGAGCATTTAACTGCCAAGGAGGAGGATGGTGCCGCGAGACTAGACGCAACAAATGCGCATCCCAATTTTCTCACCTGGTGACTGCTAAGACCAACTCCAACGACATCGAATGGAATAGTGGCAAGAACCCAATCTCCATTGAAGGAGTGCAGGTGTTTGCCATGTACTTTTCCCAGTCCAAGATGCTGGTTCTCTGCAAACCATACGATAACATTGAGATGGCCCTGGAACCATTCAATTTTGAGCTCATTACTGTCTCCCCGGTTACTGCCTTGGCGGGGAAACGAGTCCAGTTTGCTCCTATAGGCTTGGTGAACATGCTCAACACAGGCGGTGCTATCCAGTCATTGGCCTACAACGATGCTAGTAGCTCTGTCCAAATTGGCGTCACGGGAACCGGAGAAATGAGGGTCTTTGCATCTGAGAAACCAATTGCTTGCAAAATTGATGGAAGAGAGGTCCCATTTGAGTACGAGGAGTGCATGGTTGTCACTCAAGTGCCATGGTCTGCTCCTTCTGGCCAATCTATGGCTGAGTACTTGTTTTag
- the LOC118038879 gene encoding pentatricopeptide repeat-containing protein At2g03880, mitochondrial — translation MKTISSKVVKKFITKPPSLLSSTASLTSIASFNVSNKAFPSSLLDDFTKFCYQRDLPRAMQALELMHTHCIRADCITYSELIKCCLARRAIQHGKRIHVHLFSNGHLPKTFLINILINMYVKFGLLHDAQDVFDKMPDRNVVSWTTMISAYSAAKLNDKALEFLVLMLREGVRPNMFTYSSVLRACDGLFNLRQLHCCIIKIGLDSDVFVRSALIDVYSRWGELENALRVFDEMVTGDLVVWSSIIAGFAQNSDGDEALRLFKRMKRAGFLAQQTTLTSVLRACTGLALLELGRQVHVHVLKYDQDLILNNALLDMYCKCGSLEDANAVFVRMLEKDVISWSTMIAGLAQNGYSKEALKLFESMKVLGIKPNYVTIVGVLFACSHAGLVEEGLYYFHSMKELFGIDPGREHYGCMIDLLGRAGRLSEAVDLINEKECEPDAVTWRALLNACRVHRNVDVAIHAAKQILRLDPQDAGTYVLLSNIYANTQRWNDVAEVRRAMTNRGIRKEPGCSWIEVSKQIHAFILGDRSHPQISEINIQLNQLIYKLMGVGYVPDTNFVLQDLEGEQMQDSLRYHSEKLAIVFGLMSLPRGQTIRIRKNLRICGDCHLFTKLLAKMEQRIIVIRDPVRYHHFQDGLCSCGDFW, via the coding sequence ATGAAAACAATTTCAAGCAaggtggtgaagaaatttataacAAAGCCACCGTCTTTGCTATCATCAACTGCTTCTCTCACCTCCATAGCGTCCTTCAATGTCTCCAACAAGGCATTCCCATCTTCCCTACTCGATGATTTCACCAAGTTTTGTTATCAAAGAGACTTGCCCAGAGCCATGCAAGCCTTGGAACTCATGCACACACATTGTATACGGGCTGATTGTATTACGTACTCAGAGCTAATCAAGTGCTGCCTGGCCCGTCGAGCTATTCAACATGGCAAACGTATTCACGTCCACCTCTTCTCCAACGGGCACTTGCCCAAAACGTTTTTAATCAACATTTTGATCAACATGTATGTCAAGTTTGGTCTTCTACACGATGCACAGGACGTGTTTGACAAAATGCCTGATAGAAATGTCGTTTCTTGGACAACGATGATATCAGCTTATTCTGCTGCTAAATTAAATGATAAGGCGTTGGAGTTCTTGGTTTTGATGCTAAGAGAAGGTGTGAGACCGAATATGTTCACGTACTCTTCGGTTTTGAGAGCCTGTGATGGGCTGTTTAATCTTAGGCAGTTGCATTGCTGTATAATTAAGATTGGTTTAGACTCTGATGTGTTTGTTAGGAGTGCTTTGATTGATGTTTATTCCAGATGGGGTGAATTGGAGAATGCACTGCGTGTTTTTGATGAGATGGTGACTGGGGATTTGGTTGTTTGGAGTTCGATAATTGCAGGGTTTGCTCAAAATAGCGATGGTGATGAAGCGTTGAGGCTTTTTAAGAGAATGAAGAGAGCTGGGTTCTTAGCCCAACAAACGACGCTAACAAGTGTTTTGAGAGCTTGTACTGGGTTGGCATTGTTAGAATTGGGGAGGCAAGTCCATGTTCATGTGTTGAAGTACGATcaagatttgattttgaataatGCTCTTTTGGATATGTATTGCAAGTGTGGAAGTTTGGAAGATGCTAATGCTGTTTTTGTTCGGATGTTAGAGAAGGATGTGATCTCCTGGAGTACCATGATTGCTGGTTTGGCACAAAATGGATACAGCAAAGAGGCCCTGAAGTTGTTCGAGTCGATGAAAGTTTTGGGGATAAAACCAAACTACGTAACTATTGTTGGTGTTCTTTTTGCTTGCAGCCATGCTGGTCTTGTGGAAGAAGGCCTGTACTATTTCCATTCAATGAAAGAGCTGTTTGGGATTGATCCGGGAAGAGAACACTATGGATGCATGATTGACCTTCTTGGAAGAGCTGGACGGCTCAGTGAAGCTGTTGACTTGATAAATGAAAAGGAATGTGAACCAGACGCTGTTACATGGAGGGCTTTGCTTAATGCATGCAGGGTCCACCGGAATGTGGATGTAGCTATTCATGCTGCCAAACAAATTCTGAGATTGGATCCCCAGGATGCAGGAACCTATGTATTGTTATCCAACATTTATGCAAATACTCAAAGGTGGAATGATGTTGCAGAAGTTAGGAGAGCCATGACCAACAGAGGAATCAGGAAAGAACCAGGATGTAGCTGGATTGAAGTGAGTAAGCAGATTCATGCTTTCATCTTAGGAGACAGATCACATCCACAAATCAGTGAAATCAACATTCAGCTGAACCAGTTAATTTATAAACTCATGGGAGTCGGCTATGTTCCTGACACCAATTTTGTCTTGCAAGATCTGGAGGGGGAGCAAATGCAAGACTCCCTCAGATACCACAGTGAGAAACTGGCAATTGTATTTGGTTTGATGAGTTTGCCCAGGGGTCAAACTATAAGAATCAGAAAAAATCTGAGGATTTGTGGAGACTGTCATCTCTTTACAAAACTTCTAGCAAAGATGGAGCAGCGGATTATTGTTATCAGAGATCCCGTTCGATACCATCATTTCCAAGACGGGCTTTGTTCTTGTGGAGATTTTTGGTGA
- the LOC118038880 gene encoding uncharacterized protein isoform X2, whose translation METAFFSFKNHLLLLLLFSVLLLILTIHPLEAESEDAAIISRFQQYLQINTAQPSPQYQQSADFLISQAKSIGLEFQSIEFAQNKPLVLLKWPGSDPSLPSILLNSHTDVVPVEQHKWAHHPFGAHVDSDGNIFARGSQDMKCVGMQYLEAIRRLKSSGFHPLRSVYLSFVPDEEIGSRDGAKKFADSEIFNSMNVGIALDEGLASPSENYRTFYAERNPWWLVIKATGPPGHGAKLYDNSAIENLLKSVESIRRFRASQFDLVKAGLKAEGEVFSVNMVFLKAGTPSPTGFVMNLQPSEAEAGFDIRVPPTADPESLERQFAEEWAPISRNMTFQFKEKASIHDKFGRPMLTKTDSSNPWWILLEEAVRKANGKLSKPEIFPASTDARYIRERGLPAIGFSPMANTPILLHDHNEFLNQDEYLKGINIYESIIKAYASYVEDKSTGSSRDEL comes from the exons ATGGAGACAGCCTTCTTCAGCTTCAAAAAccatcttctccttctcctcctcttctcaGTGCTTCTACTAATCCTTACAATCCATCCATTAGAAGCAGAATCAGAAGATGCAGCAATCATATCAAGGTTCCAACAATACCTTCAGATCAACACTGCACAGCCCTCTCCTCAATACCAACAATCAGCTGACTTCCTTATCTCCCAAGCCAAATCCATCGGCCTCGAGTTCCAATCCATCGAATTTGCCCAGAACAAGCCTCTCGTCCTCCTCAAATGGCCTGGTTCTGACCCATCTCTCCCTTCAATCCTTCTCAACTCACACACAGATGTTGTCCCTGTAGAACAGCATAAGTGGGCCCACCATCCTTTTGGAGCCCATGTTGATTCTGATGGTAATATCTTTGCTAGAGGGTCTCAGGACATGAAGTGCGTTGGCATGCAGTATTTGGAAGCTATTAGACGCTTGAAGTCTTCTGGATTTCACCCTCTTCGTTCTGTTTACTTGTCTTTTGTCCCCGATGAAGAAATCGGTAGCCGTGATGGTGCTAAGAAGTTTGCTGATTCTGAAATCTTTAACAGCATGAACGTTGGGATAGCCCTTGATGAAG GGTTGGCATCGCCGAGTGAGAATTACAGGACGTTTTATGCGGAGAGGAATCCGTGGTGGTTGGTGATTAAGGCCACTGGACCACCAGGACATGGAGCTAAGTTATATGATAATAGTGCTATTGAGAATCTTTTGAAAAGTGTGGAGAGTATAAGGAGGTTTAGAGCTTCTCAGTTTGATTTGGTGAAGGCTGGTTTGAAAGCTGAAGGAGAGGTCTTTTCTGTCAACATGGTCTTCCTCAAGGCTGGCACTCCTTCTCCTACT GGATTTGTCATGAATTTGCAGCCATCTGAAGCAGAAGCAGGTTTTGATATTCGAGTCCCACCAACTGCGGATCCTGAATCTTTGGAGAGACAATTTGCTGAAGAGTGGGCACCTATTTCACGCAATATGACATTCCAG TTTAAGGAGAAAGCTTCTATACACGATAAGTTTGGGAGGCCAATGCTCACGAAGACTGACAGTTCTAACCCATGGTGGATCCTGCTTGAGGAAGCTGTCAGAAAAGCTAATGGAAAACTCAGTAAGCCAGAGATCTTTCCTGCATCAACTGATGCTCGCTACATTCGGGAACGAGGCCTGCCTGCAATTGGCTTCTCTCCTATGGCAAACACACCTATACTTCTGCATGATCATAACGAG TTCCTGAACCAAGATGAGTACCTGAAAGGCATCAATATCTATGAGTCAATAATTAAAGCTTATGCATCTTATGTTGAGGACAAAAGCACTGGAAGCTCCAGGGATGAGTTGTGA
- the LOC118038880 gene encoding uncharacterized protein isoform X1, which yields METAFFSFKNHLLLLLLFSVLLLILTIHPLEAESEDAAIISRFQQYLQINTAQPSPQYQQSADFLISQAKSIGLEFQSIEFAQNKPLVLLKWPGSDPSLPSILLNSHTDVVPVEQHKWAHHPFGAHVDSDGNIFARGSQDMKCVGMQYLEAIRRLKSSGFHPLRSVYLSFVPDEEIGSRDGAKKFADSEIFNSMNVGIALDEGLASPSENYRTFYAERNPWWLVIKATGPPGHGAKLYDNSAIENLLKSVESIRRFRASQFDLVKAGLKAEGEVFSVNMVFLKAGTPSPTGFVMNLQPSEAEAGFDIRVPPTADPESLERQFAEEWAPISRNMTFQLGQFKEKASIHDKFGRPMLTKTDSSNPWWILLEEAVRKANGKLSKPEIFPASTDARYIRERGLPAIGFSPMANTPILLHDHNEFLNQDEYLKGINIYESIIKAYASYVEDKSTGSSRDEL from the exons ATGGAGACAGCCTTCTTCAGCTTCAAAAAccatcttctccttctcctcctcttctcaGTGCTTCTACTAATCCTTACAATCCATCCATTAGAAGCAGAATCAGAAGATGCAGCAATCATATCAAGGTTCCAACAATACCTTCAGATCAACACTGCACAGCCCTCTCCTCAATACCAACAATCAGCTGACTTCCTTATCTCCCAAGCCAAATCCATCGGCCTCGAGTTCCAATCCATCGAATTTGCCCAGAACAAGCCTCTCGTCCTCCTCAAATGGCCTGGTTCTGACCCATCTCTCCCTTCAATCCTTCTCAACTCACACACAGATGTTGTCCCTGTAGAACAGCATAAGTGGGCCCACCATCCTTTTGGAGCCCATGTTGATTCTGATGGTAATATCTTTGCTAGAGGGTCTCAGGACATGAAGTGCGTTGGCATGCAGTATTTGGAAGCTATTAGACGCTTGAAGTCTTCTGGATTTCACCCTCTTCGTTCTGTTTACTTGTCTTTTGTCCCCGATGAAGAAATCGGTAGCCGTGATGGTGCTAAGAAGTTTGCTGATTCTGAAATCTTTAACAGCATGAACGTTGGGATAGCCCTTGATGAAG GGTTGGCATCGCCGAGTGAGAATTACAGGACGTTTTATGCGGAGAGGAATCCGTGGTGGTTGGTGATTAAGGCCACTGGACCACCAGGACATGGAGCTAAGTTATATGATAATAGTGCTATTGAGAATCTTTTGAAAAGTGTGGAGAGTATAAGGAGGTTTAGAGCTTCTCAGTTTGATTTGGTGAAGGCTGGTTTGAAAGCTGAAGGAGAGGTCTTTTCTGTCAACATGGTCTTCCTCAAGGCTGGCACTCCTTCTCCTACT GGATTTGTCATGAATTTGCAGCCATCTGAAGCAGAAGCAGGTTTTGATATTCGAGTCCCACCAACTGCGGATCCTGAATCTTTGGAGAGACAATTTGCTGAAGAGTGGGCACCTATTTCACGCAATATGACATTCCAG CTTGGGCAGTTTAAGGAGAAAGCTTCTATACACGATAAGTTTGGGAGGCCAATGCTCACGAAGACTGACAGTTCTAACCCATGGTGGATCCTGCTTGAGGAAGCTGTCAGAAAAGCTAATGGAAAACTCAGTAAGCCAGAGATCTTTCCTGCATCAACTGATGCTCGCTACATTCGGGAACGAGGCCTGCCTGCAATTGGCTTCTCTCCTATGGCAAACACACCTATACTTCTGCATGATCATAACGAG TTCCTGAACCAAGATGAGTACCTGAAAGGCATCAATATCTATGAGTCAATAATTAAAGCTTATGCATCTTATGTTGAGGACAAAAGCACTGGAAGCTCCAGGGATGAGTTGTGA
- the LOC118038877 gene encoding expansin-A20 encodes MGALKAMLLYLIIHQTWKITADDEEWKSATATYVKETNGSIVVEGACGYADLHTATYGKYSAGLSSMLFNRGSTCGACFEVRCVDHILWCLQGSPSVILTATDFCPPNYGLSEDYGGWCNFPKEHFEMSEAAFTEIAEKKADIVPVQHRRVKCERRGGLRFTVSGNSHFYQVLISNVGLDGEVIAVKVKGSKTAWIPMARNWGQNWQSNVNLIGQPLSFEVTTSSRKTLTSYNVAPAKWQFGQTFEGKQF; translated from the exons ATGGGTGCTCTAAAAGCCATGCTTCTCTACTTGATTATACACCAGACATGGAAGATCACCGCTGATGATGAGGAATGGAAGTCTGCCACTGCAACATACGTTAAGGAAACAAATGGATCGATCGTTGTAG AAGGTGCTTGTGGGTATGCGGACCTTCACACGGCCACCTATGGAAAGTACAGTGCTGGACTAAGTAGCATGCTGTTCAACAGAGGGAGTACCTGTGGGGCTTGCTTCGAGGTCAGATGTGTCGACCACATCTTATGGTGCCTGCAGGGTAGCCCCTCGGTCATTCTCACTGCAACAGATTTCTGCCCTCCAAATTACGGGCTTTCGGAGGATTATGGTGGCTGGTGTAATTTCCCGAAAGAACACTTCGAGATGTCAGAGGCAGCATTTACTGAAATCGCAGAGAAAAAAGCCGATATTGTGCCAGTTCAACACAGAAG GGTGAAGTGTGAAAGAAGGGGTGGGCTGAGATTCACAGTGAGTGGAAATTCTCACTTCTATCAAGTCCTGATCTCCAATGTGGGGTTGGATGGTGAGGTGATTGCTGTGAAAGTGAAGGGTTCGAAAACAGCATGGATACCTATGGCAAGAAACTGGGGACAAAACTGGCAATCTAATGTCAACCTTATTGGACAGCCTCTATCTTTCGAGGTTACAACCAGCAGCAGAAAAACACTCACATCTTACAATGTTGCACCAGCAAAATGGCAATTCGGTCAGACATTTGAAGGCAAACAATTCTAG
- the LOC118038737 gene encoding uncharacterized protein, with translation NELTYKNDKSLLDQAFRSKFNRLLKFVLTAVPRQLLRQNHCLLALKVKEEYWYKPQVVFYDEMIKVMSSNRFIDEKINNLKLEKKLQNTKSVVIGCEPNRSPFKLLVSGLEYIGESVTVRQDAYKYYGDSLNYDGGRDSKLSYLIRDRSKFQLLKWLVHHNLAVRVPCEEQPGMCVQLHVADREIIHGLLVLQCQHESK, from the exons AACGAGCTTACTTACAAAAACGACAAGTCGCTGCTTGATCAAGCCTTCCGTTCTAAATTCAACCGATTGTTGAAGTTCGTTTTGACTGCCGTTCCTCGCCAACTCCTCCGCCAGAACCACTGCCTTTTGGCTCTCAAGGTCAA AGAGGAGTACTGGTACAAACCACAAGTGGTGTTTTATGATGAGATGATTAAAGTAATGTCTAGCAATCGATTTATTGACGAG aaaataaataatttaaaattagaaaaaaaactccaaaatacAAAGTCTGTTGTAATAGGATGTGAACCTAACAGGTCTCCATTTAAATTACTCGTGAGTGGTTTAGAATACATTGGCGAATCTGTTACTGTCAGGCAGGATGCTTACAAGTATTACGGTGATTCCCTGAACTACGACGGGGGAAGAGATAGCAAGTTGAGTTACTTAATCAGAGATAGATCAAAATTCCAGCTTTTGAAGTGGTTAGTTCACCATAACTTGGCAGTACGAGTACCTTGTGAAGAACAACCTGGAATGTGTGTTCAACTTCATGTTGCTGACAGAGAAATCATACATGGCCTTTTGGTTCTGCAATGCCAACATG AATCCAAGTAA